One Ochotona princeps isolate mOchPri1 chromosome 25, mOchPri1.hap1, whole genome shotgun sequence genomic region harbors:
- the FLNC gene encoding filamin-C isoform X2 gives MMNNSGYADPAGFGLGDEADEMPSTEKDLAEDAPWKKIQQNTFTRWCNEHLKCVGKRLTDLQRDLSDGLRLIALLEVLSQKRMYRKFHPRPNFRQMKLENVSVALEFLEREHIKLVSIDSKAIVDGNLKLILGLIWTLILHYSISMPMWEDEDDEDARKQTPKQRLLGWIQNKVPQLPITNFNRDWQDGKALGALVDNCAPGLCPDWEAWDPNQPVQNAREAMQQADDWLGVPQVIAPEEIVDPNVDEHSVMTYLSQFPKAKLKPGAPIRSKQLNPKKAIAYGPGIEPQGNTVLQPAHFTVQTVDAGLGEVLVYIEDPEGHTEEAKVVPNNDKDRTYAVSYVPKVAGLHKVTVLFAGQNIERSPFEVNVAMALGDANKVSAHGPGLEPVGNVANKPTYFDIYTAGAGTGDVAVVIVDPQGRRDTVEVALEDKGDSTFRCTYRPVMEGPHTVHVAFAGAPITRSPFPVHVAEACNPNACRATGRGLQPKGVRVKEVADFKVFTKGAGSGELKVTVKGPKGTEEPVKVREAGDGVFECEYYPVVPGKYVVTITWGGYAIPRSPFEVQVSPEAGMQKVRAWGPGLETGQVGKSADFVVEAIGTEVGTLGFSIEGPSQAKIECDDKGDGSCDVRYWPTEPGEYAVHVICDDEDIRDSPFIAHIRPAPPDCFPDKVKAFGPGLEPTGCIVDKPAEFTIDARAAGKGDLKLYAQDADGCPIDIKVIPNGDGTFRCSYVPTKPIKHTIIISWGGVNVPKSPFRVNVGEGSHPERVKVYGPGVEKTGLKANEPTYFTVDCSEAGQGDVSIGIKCAPGVVGPAEADIDFDIIKNDNDTFTVKYTPPGAGHYTIMVLFANQEIPASPFHIKVDPSHDASKVKAEGPGLNRTGVEVGKPTHFTVLTKGAGKARLDVHFAGSAKGEAVKDFEIIDNHDYSYTVKYTAVQQGNMAVTVTYGGDPVPKSPFVVNVAPPLDLSKVKVQGLNSKVAVGQEQAFSVNTRGAGGQGQLDVRMTSPSRRPIPCKLEAVGGAEAQAVRYMPPEEGPYKVDITYDGHPVPGSPFAVEGVLPPDPSKVCAYGPGLKGGLVGTPAPFSIDTKGAGTGGLGLTVEGPCEAKIECQDNGDGSCAVSYLPTEPGEYTINILFAEAHIPGSPFKATVRPVFDPSKVRASGPGLERGKAGEAASFTVDCSEAGDAELTIEILSDAGVKAEVLIHNNADGTYHITYSPAFPGTYTITIKYGGHPVPKFPTRVHVQPAVDTSGVKVSGPGVEPHGVLREVTTEFTVDARSLTATGGNHITARVLNPSGAKTDTYLTDNGDGTYRVQYTAYEEGVHLVEVLYDDVPVPRSPFRVGVTEGCDPTRVRAFGPGLEGGLVNKANRFTVETRGAGTGGLGLAIEGPSEAKMSCKDNKDGSCTVEYIPFTPGDYDVNITFGGRPIPGSPFRVPVKDVVDPGKVKCSGPGLGAGVRARVPQTFTVDCSQAGRAPLQVAVLGPTGVAEPVEVRDNGDGTHTVHYTPATDGPYTVAVKYADQEVPRSPFKIKVLPAHDASKVRASGPGLNASGIPASLPVEFTIDARDAGEGLLTVQILDPEGKPKKANIRDNGDGTYTVSYVPDMSGRYTITIKYGGDEIPYSPFRIHALPTGDASKCLVTVSIGGHGLGACLGPRIQIGEETVITVDAKAAGKGKVTCTVSTPDGAELDVDVVENHDGTFDIYYTAPEPGKYVITIRFGGEHIPNSPFHVLATEEPVVPVEPLESMLRPFNLVIPFTVQKGELTGEVLMPSGKTARPNITDNKDGTITVRYAPTEKGLHHMGIKYDGNHIPGSPLQFYVDAINSRHVSAYGPGLSHGTVNKPATFTIVTKDAGEGGLSLAVEGPSKAEITCKDNKDGTCTVSYLPTAPGDYSIIVRFDDKHIPGSPFTAKITGDDSMRTSQLNVGTSTDVSLKITESDLSQLTASIRAPSGNEEPCLLKRLPNRHIGISFTPKEVGEHVVSVRKSGKHVTNSPFKILVGPSEIGDASKVRVWGKGLSEGQTFQVAEFVVDTRNAGYGGLGLSIEGPSKVDINCEDLEDGTCRVTYCPTEPGTYIINIKFADKHVPGSPFTVKVTGEGRMKESITRRRQAPSIATIGSTCDLNLKIPGNWFQMVSAQERLTRTFTRSSHTYTRTERTEISKTRGGETKREVRVEESTQVGGDPFPTVFGDFLGRERLGSFGSITRQQEGEASSQDMTAQVTSPSGKTEAAEIVEGEDSAYSVRFVPQEMGPHTVTVKYRGQHVPGSPFQFTVGPLGEGGAHKVRAGGTGLERGVAGVPAEFSIWTREAGAGGLSIAVEGPSKAEIAFEDRKDGSCGVSYVVQEPGDYEVSIKFNDEHIPDSPFVVPVASLSDDARRLTVTSLQETGLKVNQPASFAVQLNGARGVIDARVHTPSGAVEECYVSELDSDKHTIRFIPHENGVHSIDVKFNGAHIPGSPFKIRVGEQSQAGDPGLVSAYGPGLEGGTTGVSSEFIVNTLNAGSGALSVTIDGPSKVQLDCRECPEGHVVTYTPMAPGNYLIAIKYGGPQHIVGSPFKAKVTGPRLSGGHSLHETSTVLVETVTKSSASRGSSSSSIPKFSSDASKVVTRGPGLSQAFVGQKNCFTVDCSKAGTNMMMVGVHGPKTPCEEVYVKHMGNRVYNVTYTVKEKGDYILIVKWGDESVPGSPFKVNVP, from the exons ATGATGAACAACAGCGGCTACGCAGACCCCGCCGGCTTCGGCCTGGGCGACGAGGCGGACGAGATGCCGTCCACCGAGAAGGACCTAGCGGAGGACGCGCCGTGGAAAAAGATCCAGCAGAACACTTTCACGCGCTGGTGCAACGAGCACCTCAAGTGTGTGGGCAAGCGGCTCACCGACTTGCAGCGCGACCTCAGCGACGGGCTGCGGCTCATCGCGCTGCTGGAGGTGCTCAGCCAGAAGCGCATGTACCGCAAGTTCCACCCGCGCCCCAATTTCCGCCAGATGAAGCTGGAGAACGTGTCCGTGGCCCTCGAGTTCCTGGAGCGCGAGCACATCAAGCTCGTGTCCATCG ACAGCAAGGCCATCGTGGATGGAAACCTGAAGCTCATTCTGGGGCTCATCTGGACCTTGATCCTGCACTACTCCATctccatgcccatgtgggaggatGAGGACGACGAGGACGCCCGCAAGCAGACACCCAAGCAGCGCCTGCTGGGCTGGATTCAGAACAAGGTGCCGCAGCTGCCCATCACCAACTTCAACCGAGACTGGCAGGACGGCAAAGCCCTGGGCGCCTTAGTGGACAACTGCGCTCCTG GTCTCTGCCCGGACTGGGAGGCCTGGGACCCCAACCAGCCCGTGCAGAACGCCCGGGAAGCTATGCAGCAGGCTGACGACTGGCTCGGAGTACCCCAG GTGATTGCCCCTGAGGAGATTGTGGACCCCAACGTGGATGAGCACTCTGTCATGACCTACCTGTCCCAGTTCCCCAAAGCCAAGCTCAAACCTGGGGCCCCTATCCGCTCCAAGCAGCTGAACCCCAAGAAGGCCATCGCCTATGGGCCTG GCATCGAGCCCCAGGGCAACACTGTACTGCAGCCCGCCCACTTCACCGTGCAAACCGTGGATGCTGGCTTAGGCGAGGTGCTAGTCTACATCGAGGACCCAGAGGGTCACACGGAGGAG GCCAAGGTGGTTCCCAATAATGACAAAGACCGCACCTATGCTGTCTCCTATGTGCCCAAGGTCGCTGGGTTGCACAAG GTGACTGTCCTCTTTGCTGGCCAGAACATTGAGCGCAGCCCCTTCGAGGTAAATGTGGCCATGGCCCTAGGGGATGCCAACAAGGTCTCGGCCCATGGCCCTGGCCTGGAACCTGTGGGCAACGTGGCCAACAAGCCCACCTACTTCGACATCTACACCGCAG GGGCGGGCACAGGTGATGTCGCCGTGGTGATCGTGGACCCCCAGGGCCGGCGGGACACTGTGGAAGTGGCCCTGGAGGACAAGGGCGACAGCACGTTTCGCTGCACCTACAGGCCAGTGATGGAGGGGCCGCACACGGTGCACGTGGCCTTTGCCGGTGCACCCATCACCCGCAGCCCTTTCCCCGTCCACGTGGCAGAAG CCTGTAATCCTAACGCCTGCCGGGCTACTGGGCGGGGCCTGCAGCCTAAGGGTGTACGCGTGAAAGAGGTGGCAGACTTCAAGGTGTTCACCAAGGGTGCTGGCAGCGGAGAGCTCAAGGTCACAGTCAAGGGGCCAA AGGGTACAGAGGAGCCGGTCAAAGTGCGGGAGGCCGGGGACGGTGTGTTTGAGTGCGAATACTACCCTGTGGTACCCGGAAAGTATGTAGTGACCATCACATGGGGCGGCTATGCCATCCCCCGCAG CCCCTTTGAAGTCCAGGTGAGCCCTGAGGCAGGGATGCAGAAGGTTCGGGCCTGGGGGCCTGGTTTGGAGACTGGCCAGGTGGGCAAGTCGGCCGACTTCGTGGTGGAGGCCATTGGTACAGAGGTGGGGACACTGG GCTTCTCCATTGAGGGGCCATCACAAGCCAAGATTGAGTGTGATGACAAGGGGGACGGCTCCTGTGATGTGCGGTACTGGCCCACGGAGCCCGGGGAGTACGCCGTGCATGTCATCTGTGACGATGAAGACATCCGTGACTCGCCCTTCATCGCCCACATCCGGCCAGCCCCACCTGACTGCTTTCCGGACAAG GTGAAGGCCTTTGGCCCTGGCCTGGAGCCCACTGGCTGCATCGTGGATAAGCCTGCCGAGTTCACTATCGATGCCCGCGCCGCTGGCAAGGGAGACCTGAAGCTTTATGCCCAG GACGCCGACGGCTGCCCCATTGACATCAAGGTGATCCCCAACGGCGACGGCACCTTCCGCTGCTCCTACGTGCCCACCAAGCCCATCAAGCACACCATCATCATCTCCTGGGGCGGCGTCAACGTGCCCAAGAGCCCCTTCCGG GTGAACGTGGGAGAGGGTAGTCACCCGGAACGGGTGAAGGTGTACGGCCCCGGTGTGGAGAAGACTGGCCTCAAGGCCAATGAGCCCACTTACTTCACCGTGGACTGCAGCGAGGCTGGCCAAG GTGACGTGAGCATTGGCATCAAGTGCGCTCCCGGTGTGGTGGGCCCTGCAGAGGCTGACATCGACTTTGATATCATCAAGAACGACAATGATACCTTCACTGTCAAGTACACGCCCCCTGGGGCCGGCCACTACACCATCATGGTGCTGTTTGCCAACCAG GAGATCCCTGCCAGCCCCTTTCACATCAAGGTGGACCCATCCCATGATGCCAGCAAGGTCAAGGCCGAGGGCCCTGGACTGAATCGCACGG gtGTGGAAGTGGGCAAGCCCACTCACTTCACGGTGCTGACCAAGGGAGCTGGCAAGGCTAGGCTGGACGTGCACTTTGCTGGGTCAGCCAAGGGTGAGGCTGTGAAGGACTTTGAAATCATAGACAACCACGACTACTCCTATACCGTCAAGTACACTGCTGTTCAGCAG GGCAACATGGCAGTGACAGTGACCTATGGTGGGGACCCTGTCCCCAAGAGCCCTTTTGTGGTGAACGTGGCACCTCCACTGGACCTCAGCAAAGTTAAAGTTCAAGGCCTCAACAGCA AGGTGGCTGTGGGACAGGAGCAGGCATTCTCCGTGAACACACGCGGGGCTGGCGGTCAGGGCCAGCTGGATGTGCGCATGACATCACCTTCCCGCCGACCCATCCCCTGCAAGCTGGAGGCCGTGGGCGGTGCCGAAGCCCAGGCGGTGCGCTACATGCCCCCTGAGGAGGGACCCTACAAGGTGGATATCACCTACGACGGCCACCCAGTGCCTGGCAGCCCCTTTGCTGTGGAAGGTGTCCTTCCCCCAGATCCCTCTAAG GTCTGTGCTTACGGCCCTGGTCTCAAAGGAGGGCTGGTGGGCACCCCTGCCCCATTCTCCATCGACACCAAGGGCGCCGGCACAGGTGGCCTGGGGCTGACCGTGGAGGGTCCCTGCGAGGCCAAGATCGAGTGCCAGGATAATGGCGACGGCTCGTGCGCCGTCAGCTACCTGCCCACAGAGCCCGGCGAGTACACCATCAACATTCTGTTTGCTGAGGCCCACATCCCTGGCTCGCCTTTCAAGGCCACTGTACGGCCCGTGTTCGACCCCAGCAAGGTGCGGGCCAGTGGACCCGGCCTGGAGCGCGGCAAGGCGGGCGAGGCAGCCTCCTTCACCGTGGACTGCTCAGAGGCGGGGGACGCCGAGCTGACCATCGAGATCCTGTCGGACGCTGGGGTCAAGGCTGAGGTGCTGATCCACAATAACGCCGATGGAACCTATCACATCACCTACAGCCCCGCCTTCCCTGGCACCTACACCATCACCATCAAGTATGGGGGCCACCCCGTGCCCAAATTCCCCACCCGCGTTCATGTGCAGCCTGCCGTGGACACAAGCGGCGTCAAGGTCTCGGGGCCTGGAGTGGAGCCACACG gtgtcctgcgGGAGGTGACCACCGAGTTCACCGTGGACGCAAGATCCCTGACAGCCACGGGAGGCAACCACATCACGGCACGAGTCCTCAACCCCTCGGGCGCTAAGACGGACACCTACCTGACAGACAACGGTGACGGCACCTACCGCGTGCAGTACACAGCTTATGAGGAAG GTGTGCATCTGGTGGAGGTCCTGTACGATGACGTGCCCGTGCCCAGGAGCCCCTTCCGAGTGGGCGTGACAGAGGGCTGTGACCCCACCCGTGTGCGGGCCTTCGGGCCGGGTCTGGAGGGTGGCTTGGTTAACAAGGCCAACCGCTTCACGGTGGAGACCAG GGGCGCAGGCACCGGGGGCCTAGGTCTGGCCATCGAGGGCCCCTCTGAAGCTAAGATGTCCTGTAAGGACAACAAGGACGGGAGCTGCACTGTGGAGTACATCCCCTTCACCCCAGGGGACTACGACGTCAACATCACCTTTGGCGGGCGGCCCATCCCAG GAAGCCCATTCCGTGTCCCCGTGAAGGACGTGGTGGACCCTGGGAAGGTGAAGTGTTCAGGGCCGGGACTGGGAGCTGGTGTCCGGGCCCGGGTACCCCAGACCTTCACCGTGGACTGCAGTCAAGCTGGCCGGGCCCCCCTGCAGGTGGCGGTGCTGGGACCCACAG GTGTGGCTGAGCCTGTGGAGGTGCGTGACAATGGGGATGGCACCCACACTGTCCACTACACCCCTGCCACGGACGGACCCTACACGGTGGCCGTCAAGTACGCTGACCAGGAGGTACCACGCAG CCCCTTCAAGATCAAGGTGCTGCCTGCCCACGATGCCAGCAAGGTGCGGGCCAGCGGCCCTGGCCTCAACGCCTCTGGCATCCCAGCCAGCCTGCCCGTGGAGTTCACCATCGACGCCCGGGATGCCGGGGAGGGGCTGCTCACTGTCCAGATCCTG GACCCGGAGGGTAAGCCCAAGAAGGCCAACATCCGGGACAACGGGGACGGCACCTACACTGTGTCCTACGTGCCGGACATGAGCGGCCGCTACACCATCACCATCAAGTATGGCGGTGATGAGATTCCCTACTCACCCTTCCGCATTCACGCCCTGCCCACTGGGGATGCCAGCAAGTGCCTTGTCACAG TGTCCATTGGAGGCCACGGCCTGG GTGCCTGTCTGGGTCCCCGCATCCAGATTGGAGAGGAGACGGTGATCACGGTGGACGCCAAGGCAGCAGGCAAGGGGAAGGTGACATGCACGGTGTCCACCCCAGACGGGGCAGAGCTCGACGTGGACGTGGTGGAGAACCATGATGGTACCTTTGACATCTACTATACGGCGCCCGAGCCGGGCAAGTACGTCATCACCATCCGCTTCGGGGGCGAGCACATCCCCAACAGCCCCTTCCACGTGCTG GCCACGGAGGAGCCAGTGGTGCCTGTGGAACCCCTGGAATCCATGCTGAGGCCCTTCAACTTGGTCATCCCCTTCACCGTGCAGAAAGGGGAGCTCACAG GGGAGGTGCTCATGCCATCCGGGAAAACAGCTCGGCCCAACATCACCGACAACAAGGACGGCACCATCACGGTGAGGTACGCGCCCACCGAGAAAGGCCTGCACCACATGGGCATCAAATACGATGGCAACCACATTCCTG GGAGCCCCTTGCAGTTCTACGTGGATGCCATCAACAGCCGCCATGTCAGTGCCTACGGGCCAGGTCTGAGCCACGGCACGGTCAACAAGCCAGCCACCTTCACTATTGTCACCAAAGAtgctggggaag GGGGTCTGTCACTGGCCGTGGAAGGCCCCTCCAAGGCAGAGATCACTTGTAAGGACAACAAGGACGGGACCTGCACCGTGTCCTACCTGCCCACAGCACCCGGGGACTACAGCATCATCGTACGCTTCGATGACAAGCACATCCCAGGCAGCCCCTTCACTGCCAAGATCACAG GGGATGACTCCATGAGGACGTCCCAGCTGAATGTGGGTACCTCCACGGATGTGTCCCTGAAGATCACGGAGAGCGACCTGAGCCAGCTGACTGCCAGCATCCGGGCCCCCTCGGGCAATGAGGAGCCCTGCCTGCTGAAGCGCCTGCCCAACCGGCACATTG GAATCTCCTTCACCCCCAAGGAGGTGGGGGAGCATGTGGTGAGTGTGCGCAAGAGCGGCAAGCACGTCACCAACAGCCCCTTCAAGATCCTGGTGGGGCCGTCGGAGATCGGTGACGCCAGCAAGGTGCGCGTCTGGGGCAAGGGGCTCTCCGAGGGACAGACCTTCCAGGTGGCTGAGTTCGTCGTGGACACTCGGAATGCTG GTTACGGAGGCTTGGGACTGAGTATCGAAGGGCCCAGCAAGGTGGACATCAACTGTGAGGACCTGGAGGATGGCACGTGCAGAGTCACCTACTGTCCCACCGAGCCTGGCACGTACATCATCAACATCAAGTTTGCTGACAAGCATGTGCCAG GAAGCCCCTTCACAGTGAAGGTGACTGGCGAGGGCCGCATGAAGGAGAGCATCACGCGGCGCAGGCAGGCCCCGTCCATTGCCACCATCGGCAGCACCTGTGACCTCAACCTCAAGATCCCAG GCAACTGGTTCCAGATGGTGTCTGCCCAGGAGCGCCTGACGCGCACCTTCACACGCAGCAGCCACACATACACTCGCACAGAGCGCACGGAGATCAGCAAGACACGTGGTGGTGAAACAAAGCGCGAGGTGCGAGTGGAGGAGTCCACCCAGGTCGGCGGGGACCCCTTCCCCACCGTCTTCGGGGACTTCCTGGGCCGGGAGCGGCTGGGCTCCTTCGGCAGCATCACACGGCAGCAGGAAG GTGAGGCCAGTTCTCAGGACATGACCGCGCAAGTGACCAGCCCGTCGGGCAAGACGGAAGCTGCTGAAATCGTCGAGGGGGAGGACAGCGCCTACAGCGTGCGCTTCGTGCCCCAGGAGATGGGGCCCCACACGGTCACCGTCAAGTACCGTGGGCAGCATGTGCCTGGCAGCCCCTTTCAGTTCACCGTAGGCCCCCTGGGTGAAGGTGGAGCCCACAAGGTGCGGGCCGGAGGCACAGGGCTAGAGCGAGGTGTGGCCGGTGTGCCAG CTGAGTTCAGCATCTGGACCCGCGAGGCGGGCGCTGGGGGCTTATCCATCGCCGTGGAGGGCCCTAGCAAGGCGGAGATCGCATTTGAGGACCGCAAAGATGGCTCCTGTGGCGTCTCCTATGTGGTCCAGGAACCAG GTGACTACGAGGTCTCCATCAAGTTCAACGATGAACACATCCCCGACAGCCCCTTCGTGGTGCCTGTGGCCTCCCTCTCGGATGACGCTCGCCGTCTCACCGTCACCAGCCTCCAG GAAACAGGACTCAAGGTGAACCAGCCAGCATCCTTCGCAGTGCAGCTGAATGGTGCCCGGGGTGTGATTGACGCCAGGGTGCATACGCCCTCCGGGGCCGTGGAGGAGTGCTACGTGTCTGAGCTGGACAGTG ACAAGCACACCATCCGCTTCATCCCCCATGAGAATGGCGTCCACTCCATCGATGTCAAGTTCAATGGCGCCCACATCCCTGGAAGTCCCTTCAAGATCCGTGTTGGGGAGCAGAGTCAGGCCGGTGACCCAGGCCTGGTGTCAGCCTACGGTCCTGGCCTCGAGGGGGGCACCACCG GCGTGTCGTCAGAATTCATCGTGAACACCCTGAATGCTGGCTCAGGAGCCTTATCTGTGACCATCGATGGCCCCTCCAAGGTGCAGCTGGACTGTCGGGAGTGTCCCGAGGGCCACGTGGTCACGTACACTCCTATGGCCCCTGGCAACTACCTCATTGCCATCAAGTATGGTGGCCCCCAGCACATCGTGGGCAGCCCCTTCAAGGCCAAGGTCACAG GTCCCCGGCTGTCTGGAGGCCACAGCCTTCACGAGACATCCACAGTCCTGGTGGAGACCGTGACCAAGTCATCGGCCAGCCggggctccagctccagctccatccCCAAGTTCTCCTCGGATGCCAGCAAGGTGGTCACGCGGGGCCCTGGGCTGTCCCAGGCCTTCGTGGGCCAGAAAAACTGCTTCACCGTGGACTGCAGCAAAGCAG gcacCAACATGATGATGGTGGGTGTGCACGGGCCCAAGACCCCCTGCGAGGAGGTGTATGTGAAGCACATGGGGAACCGGGTGTACAACGTCACCTACACTGTCAAGGAGAAAGGGGACTACATCCTCATTGTCAAATGGGGCGATGAGAGCGTGCCCGGAAGCCCCTTCAAGGTCAACGTGCCCTGA